A window of the Oscillospiraceae bacterium NTUH-002-81 genome harbors these coding sequences:
- a CDS encoding B12-binding domain-containing radical SAM protein has product MKVILAAVNAKYIHSNLAVFSLRAYAVQHGQEAEIAEYTINHQPEHILMDLYKRKPDVLAFSCYIWNFEMILELAEEFSLLCPETDIWLGGPEVSWHAKKLLERHPFLRGIMRGEGEETFLELLEYYRGKRQTLEEIRGLTFRQAMLDRSLPSMELQHQTDEMQMVRQPESQKSVSGQEETVHVKLQEQMEGEQVIRQSASMEQPAMVEISWKSQESVVTETHDRGLLPLDAVPFIYEDLQQFENRILYYETSRGCPFSCSYCLSSIDKRVRLRSFDKVRGELDFFLEHRVPQVKFVDRTFNCNKKHSRQIWSYITEHDNGVTNFHFEISADLLEEEDLALFRRMRPGLIQLEIGVQSTNPDTIRKIHRTMDLHKLRERVNAVHALHNIHQHLDLIAGLPDEDYESFRRSYGDVYAMEPEQLQLGFLKVLKGSAMEEEAADYGVVYRRKPPYEVLYTRDLPYADMIRLKAVEEMTEVYYNSGQFVHTLRQLAKEFDNPFDLYAALGDYYENHGLSAISHTRIRRYDILLDFIRERFAGDAQKIDFYRELLTLDLYLRENVKSRPVWARDLSPYKEASAAFYKKEDQERKYLKDYEGFHAGQLARMTHIEVFTYPVVALEDSTWVSDTKQTTGMHVAMPGNGCYPVLFDYRSRSPLTGEAVIYILTKEDGYGDVYSD; this is encoded by the coding sequence ATGAAAGTGATCCTTGCGGCGGTCAATGCCAAGTACATCCACTCGAATCTGGCAGTATTCAGTCTCCGGGCGTATGCCGTCCAGCACGGACAGGAGGCGGAGATTGCCGAGTATACGATCAATCATCAGCCAGAGCATATCCTGATGGATCTCTATAAGAGAAAACCGGATGTTCTGGCTTTTTCCTGCTATATATGGAATTTCGAGATGATTCTGGAGCTGGCGGAGGAGTTTTCCCTTCTGTGTCCGGAGACGGACATCTGGCTGGGCGGCCCGGAGGTGTCTTGGCATGCGAAGAAGCTGCTGGAGCGACATCCATTCCTGCGTGGGATCATGCGGGGCGAGGGAGAGGAGACGTTCCTGGAGTTGCTGGAATATTACCGTGGAAAACGGCAGACGCTGGAGGAGATCCGGGGGCTGACATTTCGACAGGCGATGTTAGATCGGAGTCTGCCATCCATGGAGTTGCAGCATCAGACTGACGAGATGCAGATGGTCAGGCAACCGGAGTCTCAGAAGTCAGTGAGCGGGCAGGAAGAAACGGTACATGTGAAGCTTCAGGAACAGATGGAAGGGGAGCAAGTCATCAGACAATCGGCGTCGATGGAGCAACCGGCAATGGTGGAAATTTCCTGGAAATCGCAGGAATCTGTTGTGACAGAGACACACGACCGCGGCCTGCTTCCGCTGGATGCGGTGCCTTTTATTTATGAAGATCTGCAGCAGTTTGAGAACCGCATCCTCTATTATGAGACGAGCCGGGGCTGCCCGTTTTCCTGCTCCTACTGCCTGTCATCCATTGACAAACGGGTGCGTCTGCGCAGCTTTGACAAGGTGCGCGGGGAGCTGGATTTTTTTCTGGAGCATCGGGTGCCTCAGGTGAAGTTCGTGGATCGGACGTTTAACTGTAATAAGAAGCACAGCCGGCAGATCTGGTCTTATATTACGGAACACGACAACGGTGTGACGAATTTTCATTTTGAAATATCGGCGGATCTGCTGGAAGAGGAAGATCTGGCGCTGTTTCGCCGGATGCGGCCGGGGCTCATCCAGCTGGAGATCGGTGTGCAGTCTACCAACCCGGATACGATCCGGAAAATTCACCGGACGATGGATCTGCATAAACTGCGGGAACGGGTGAACGCCGTGCATGCGCTGCACAACATTCACCAGCATCTGGATTTGATCGCAGGGCTGCCGGATGAGGACTATGAAAGCTTCCGCCGTTCCTATGGCGATGTGTATGCCATGGAACCGGAACAGCTGCAGCTGGGATTTCTGAAGGTGCTGAAGGGTTCTGCCATGGAGGAAGAGGCGGCAGATTACGGGGTCGTATACCGCAGAAAGCCGCCCTATGAGGTGCTGTACACCAGAGATCTTCCTTATGCGGATATGATCCGGCTGAAAGCGGTGGAGGAGATGACGGAGGTCTACTACAACAGCGGGCAGTTTGTGCACACCCTGCGGCAGCTGGCGAAGGAATTTGACAATCCCTTTGACCTGTATGCGGCGTTGGGGGATTATTATGAGAACCATGGTCTTTCTGCAATCAGCCATACCCGGATCCGACGGTATGATATTTTGCTGGATTTCATCCGGGAGCGGTTTGCCGGGGATGCACAGAAGATTGATTTTTACCGGGAGCTGTTGACGTTGGATCTGTACCTGCGGGAAAATGTAAAAAGCCGTCCTGTCTGGGCGAGGGATCTGTCCCCGTACAAAGAGGCGTCTGCAGCCTTTTACAAAAAAGAGGATCAAGAGCGGAAGTACCTGAAAGACTACGAGGGATTCCATGCCGGGCAGCTGGCGCGGATGACACACATAGAGGTATTTACATATCCGGTAGTAGCATTAGAAGATAGCACTTGGGTTTCAGATACAAAACAGACAACAGGAATGCATGTGGCAATGCCAGGGAACGGCTGTTATCCGGTATTATTCGACTACCGTAGCCGCAGCCCACTGACCGGAGAGGCAGTCATATACATACTGACGAAGGAGGACGGCTATGGAGACGTATATAGCGATTGA
- a CDS encoding response regulator transcription factor, protein MASKQKILIVDDDVNIAELISLYLNKECYDTQIAYDGEEALETFESFAPNLVLLDLMLPGMDGYQVCRELRSKSQVPIIMLSAKGETFDKVLGLELGADDYMIKPFDTKELVARVKAVLRRYQPARPAAAPTQTGKFVEYPDLTINLTNYSVLYMGHPVEMPPKELELLYFLASSPNQVFTREQLLDHIWGYEYIGDTRTVDVHIKRLREKIKDHQDWSISTVWGIGYKFEVKG, encoded by the coding sequence ATGGCATCCAAACAGAAAATTTTAATTGTAGATGACGACGTGAATATCGCAGAGCTGATCTCCCTCTACCTGAACAAAGAGTGCTACGACACCCAGATTGCCTACGACGGCGAGGAAGCGCTGGAGACCTTTGAAAGCTTTGCACCGAATCTGGTACTGCTGGATCTGATGCTGCCCGGCATGGACGGCTATCAGGTCTGCCGGGAGCTCCGCTCCAAAAGCCAGGTACCCATCATCATGCTGTCCGCCAAGGGCGAGACCTTTGACAAGGTGCTGGGACTGGAGCTGGGCGCCGACGATTACATGATCAAACCCTTTGACACGAAGGAGCTGGTGGCCCGGGTAAAAGCCGTGCTGCGCCGGTACCAGCCAGCCCGCCCGGCGGCCGCGCCTACCCAGACAGGCAAATTCGTAGAGTATCCTGATCTCACTATCAACCTGACCAACTACTCTGTCCTCTATATGGGGCATCCGGTGGAAATGCCGCCCAAGGAACTGGAACTTCTCTATTTCCTGGCATCCTCCCCCAATCAGGTATTTACAAGAGAGCAGCTGCTGGATCACATCTGGGGCTATGAATACATCGGCGATACACGGACCGTGGATGTCCACATCAAGCGCCTCCGAGAAAAGATCAAGGATCATCAGGACTGGAGCATCAGCACCGTCTGGGGCATCGGTTACAAATTCGAAGTAAAGGGATAA
- the nrdG gene encoding anaerobic ribonucleoside-triphosphate reductase activating protein yields the protein MNYGEIKKTDIANGFGVRVSLFVSGCSHRCQDCFNSETWDFSYGQPFTAQTEEELLEALAPGFVNGLTLLGGDPFEISNQRALLPFLRRVKKAFPGKDIWCYTGAVLDRDLIPDGHYFCEATEEMLSLIDVLVDGPFIAAQKDITLRFRGSSNQRLIDMKETRQAGKIIPWDKQF from the coding sequence ATGAACTACGGAGAGATCAAGAAAACAGACATTGCCAACGGCTTCGGCGTCCGGGTATCCCTGTTTGTATCCGGGTGCTCCCACCGGTGCCAGGACTGCTTCAACAGCGAGACCTGGGATTTCTCCTACGGCCAGCCCTTCACCGCCCAAACGGAGGAAGAGCTGCTGGAAGCGCTGGCTCCCGGATTTGTCAACGGCCTGACGCTGCTGGGCGGCGATCCCTTCGAGATCTCCAACCAGCGGGCACTGCTGCCCTTCCTGCGCCGGGTGAAAAAAGCATTTCCCGGCAAGGATATCTGGTGCTACACCGGCGCCGTCCTGGATCGGGATCTGATCCCCGACGGTCACTATTTCTGCGAAGCTACCGAAGAAATGCTTTCCCTCATCGACGTGCTGGTGGACGGCCCCTTCATAGCGGCGCAGAAGGACATCACTCTGCGGTTCCGCGGTTCCTCCAACCAGCGGCTCATTGATATGAAGGAAACAAGACAGGCAGGAAAAATCATCCCCTGGGACAAACAGTTCTGA
- a CDS encoding cupin domain-containing protein has translation MKLNPCKNVPAAQMGPAVTRQLLAYCEGENGYTVNYMTGKKGAAAPAHSHPHLQVVYMIKGKGVFLCGEEEQMIQAGDTVQIDANVPHTFTSIEEDAEWLEFFTPVREDFLP, from the coding sequence ATGAAATTAAATCCGTGCAAAAATGTACCCGCCGCCCAGATGGGCCCCGCTGTCACCCGCCAGCTCCTGGCTTACTGCGAGGGAGAAAACGGCTACACCGTCAATTACATGACCGGCAAAAAGGGCGCTGCCGCTCCGGCGCACAGCCATCCGCACCTGCAGGTTGTCTACATGATCAAAGGCAAGGGCGTGTTCCTCTGCGGGGAGGAAGAGCAGATGATCCAGGCCGGTGATACGGTGCAGATCGACGCCAATGTCCCGCACACCTTCACTTCCATCGAGGAAGATGCCGAGTGGCTGGAATTCTTCACCCCGGTGAGAGAAGATTTCCTGCCGTAA
- a CDS encoding exonuclease domain-containing protein → METYIAIDLETTGLSPKLDRIVEIGAVRVEDGQITDELKLFVDPGRELPARITELTGITQDMLKDAVSQETAIRQVTDFCEDLVLLGHNILFDYSFLKRSAVNHGLPFVHQGIDTLKLARHFLPDAESRRLEDLCTYYHIETAHHHRAVDDAIAAKCLYDCLRGQFLEGHEAYFAPGELIYEVKRENPATAAQKRYLNDLIKYHKIAIDYAVDQLTKNEASRKIDQILLTYGRIR, encoded by the coding sequence ATGGAGACGTATATAGCGATTGACCTGGAGACGACGGGCTTGAGTCCCAAGCTGGATCGCATTGTGGAGATCGGCGCGGTGCGGGTGGAGGACGGCCAGATCACCGATGAACTGAAATTGTTCGTGGATCCGGGGCGGGAACTTCCGGCACGGATCACGGAGCTTACCGGCATCACCCAGGATATGCTGAAAGATGCGGTGAGCCAGGAGACAGCCATCCGCCAGGTGACGGATTTCTGCGAGGATCTGGTGCTGCTGGGTCACAATATTTTGTTTGATTACAGTTTTCTGAAACGGAGTGCGGTGAACCATGGCCTTCCCTTCGTGCATCAGGGCATCGACACGCTGAAGCTGGCGCGGCATTTTCTGCCGGATGCCGAGAGCCGCAGGCTGGAAGACCTGTGTACCTATTACCATATTGAGACGGCGCATCATCACCGGGCGGTGGACGATGCCATCGCGGCCAAATGCCTGTATGACTGCCTGCGGGGACAATTTCTGGAAGGGCATGAGGCCTATTTTGCCCCGGGAGAACTGATTTATGAAGTAAAGAGAGAAAATCCGGCTACCGCAGCACAAAAACGGTACTTGAATGATTTGATAAAATATCATAAAATAGCAATAGACTATGCCGTGGATCAGCTGACGAAGAATGAAGCGTCACGCAAGATCGACCAGATTCTGCTGACATACGGGCGGATCCGGTAG
- a CDS encoding ATP-binding protein: MKNTLYIKMIFLYLVFGLVSFLSIASLGSYLAQQHVVKETAEKLYKEANYIASNYAVQYAQNQITLRDVQAQLDAIDIYLDSNIWIIDRKGRILVQSEISLLTDEPSVVEDFDPTDMGKQYYCIGDYYGQYPYDVLTVLSPISSNFSTNAYVLIHTPYKNLLKEADRLLTVTYICFLVIYGLSLVFLLFFHLAIFRPLRKINQAVAEYTTGNFKYKLPVDSNDELGRLCASLNYMAAGVGSTDEYQKKFIANVSHDFRSPLTSIKGYVEAMLDGTIPPELQEKYLNIVLFETDRLNKLTSGLLTLNSYDTKASHLDKTDFDIHEIIKKTAASFEGICTERRISIELVFPEGPLFVHADMGKIQQVLYNLIDNAVKFSHHNSEIYVETTEKNEKVFVSVKDSGIGIPRDSIPKIWDRFYKTDVSRGRDKKGTGLGLSIVKEIIQAHNENINVISTEGVGTEFLFSLPKAKNRE; this comes from the coding sequence ATGAAAAATACCCTCTATATAAAAATGATTTTTCTGTATCTAGTGTTCGGTCTGGTGAGCTTCCTGTCCATCGCCTCCCTGGGTTCTTATCTGGCCCAGCAGCACGTGGTGAAGGAAACTGCCGAAAAGCTGTACAAGGAAGCCAACTATATCGCCTCCAACTATGCGGTGCAGTACGCCCAAAACCAGATCACCCTCCGGGATGTGCAGGCACAGCTGGACGCCATCGACATTTATCTGGATTCCAACATCTGGATCATCGACCGCAAGGGCCGGATCCTGGTGCAGTCCGAGATTTCCCTTCTCACAGATGAACCGTCGGTTGTGGAAGATTTTGACCCCACCGATATGGGAAAACAATACTACTGCATCGGCGACTATTACGGCCAGTACCCTTACGACGTGCTCACCGTGCTGTCCCCGATTTCTTCCAATTTCAGCACCAACGCCTACGTGCTCATCCACACGCCATACAAAAATCTGCTAAAAGAGGCAGACCGGCTGCTCACCGTCACCTATATCTGTTTTCTGGTGATCTACGGCCTTTCTCTCGTCTTTCTGCTGTTTTTCCACCTGGCCATCTTCCGCCCCTTACGGAAAATCAACCAAGCCGTGGCAGAATATACCACCGGCAATTTCAAATACAAGCTGCCTGTGGATTCCAACGATGAGCTGGGACGGCTCTGCGCCTCCCTGAACTATATGGCGGCAGGCGTGGGCAGCACCGATGAATACCAGAAGAAATTCATTGCCAACGTTTCCCACGATTTCCGCTCTCCGCTGACGTCCATCAAGGGCTATGTGGAGGCCATGCTGGACGGCACTATCCCGCCGGAGCTCCAGGAAAAATACCTGAACATCGTTCTGTTTGAAACCGACCGGTTGAATAAACTGACCAGCGGACTGCTGACGCTGAACAGCTACGACACGAAAGCCTCTCATCTGGACAAGACGGACTTTGATATCCATGAGATCATCAAAAAAACAGCCGCCTCCTTCGAAGGCATCTGCACGGAACGGCGGATATCCATTGAGCTGGTATTTCCCGAAGGGCCTCTGTTCGTTCATGCGGATATGGGAAAGATCCAGCAGGTGCTGTACAACCTCATAGACAATGCGGTAAAATTCAGTCATCACAATTCGGAGATTTACGTGGAAACCACAGAGAAAAACGAGAAGGTGTTTGTTTCCGTCAAGGACAGCGGCATCGGTATCCCCCGGGACAGCATCCCCAAGATCTGGGACCGTTTTTACAAGACCGATGTCTCCAGGGGCCGGGACAAGAAAGGCACCGGTCTGGGGCTCTCCATCGTCAAGGAGATCATTCAGGCACACAACGAAAATATCAACGTCATCAGCACCGAGGGTGTGGGAACCGAATTTCTCTTCTCGCTGCCGAAGGCCAAAAACAGGGAGTAA
- a CDS encoding NAD(P)H-dependent oxidoreductase, with protein sequence MKEKVLFVNACVRAESRTLGLARYFLGKLSDVEVEELRLDEAGLVPMSEEALAKRDQAGQTGDFSDPAYAPARALKDADTVVIAAPYWDLSFPASLKIFIENVLVTGLVFAYGADSIPHTLCKMKRVVYLTTSGGYIGDMNTGEVYIRQLCKNFLGDPQVDVVSAEGLDIWGNDVEGILASAREKIDALF encoded by the coding sequence GTGAAAGAGAAGGTATTATTTGTGAACGCTTGCGTGCGGGCGGAGTCCCGGACACTGGGGCTGGCACGCTATTTTCTGGGGAAGCTTTCGGACGTGGAAGTAGAAGAGCTGCGTCTGGATGAGGCAGGCCTTGTGCCCATGAGTGAGGAAGCGCTGGCGAAGCGGGATCAGGCCGGACAGACCGGTGATTTTTCTGATCCGGCATACGCACCGGCGAGAGCGCTGAAGGACGCGGATACGGTTGTCATTGCGGCACCGTACTGGGATCTGTCTTTCCCGGCATCGCTGAAAATTTTCATCGAAAATGTGCTGGTGACAGGGCTGGTGTTCGCCTATGGTGCAGACAGTATTCCGCACACGTTGTGCAAAATGAAGCGCGTGGTGTATCTGACCACTTCCGGCGGCTACATTGGTGACATGAACACCGGCGAGGTGTATATCCGTCAGCTGTGTAAAAACTTTCTGGGAGATCCGCAGGTGGATGTGGTATCTGCGGAAGGTCTGGATATCTGGGGAAATGATGTGGAAGGCATTCTGGCATCTGCCCGGGAAAAAATTGACGCACTTTTTTAG
- a CDS encoding tRNA (cytidine(34)-2'-O)-methyltransferase, producing MAKLNIVLFEPEIPSNTGNIGRTCVATGSRLHLIEPLGFKLNEKALKRAGMDYWKDLDVTTYINYEDFLEKNPGAKIYMASTKAPNLYTEVDYEPDCYIMFGKESGGIPEEILLEHQETAIRIPMLPDTRSLNLANSVAIVLYEALRHNQFEQMQLGGHLTKYDWK from the coding sequence ATGGCGAAGCTGAACATCGTGTTATTTGAGCCGGAGATTCCGTCCAACACCGGCAATATCGGCCGTACCTGTGTTGCCACCGGCAGCCGCCTGCACCTCATTGAGCCGCTGGGCTTCAAGCTGAATGAGAAAGCGCTGAAACGGGCCGGGATGGATTACTGGAAAGACCTGGATGTGACGACCTACATCAATTACGAGGACTTTCTGGAGAAAAATCCGGGGGCTAAGATCTACATGGCGTCCACGAAAGCCCCCAATCTGTACACGGAAGTGGACTACGAGCCGGACTGCTATATCATGTTCGGCAAGGAGAGCGGCGGTATCCCGGAGGAAATCCTGCTGGAGCATCAGGAGACAGCCATCCGCATTCCCATGCTGCCGGATACCCGATCGCTGAATCTGGCGAATTCCGTGGCCATCGTGCTGTACGAAGCGCTGCGGCATAACCAGTTTGAACAGATGCAGCTGGGCGGACATCTGACAAAATATGACTGGAAGTAG
- a CDS encoding VanW family protein, translating into MMRNKFWAAAALAIAIGTFAGNGVVHAESMPKDTVAEGVFIEQLDLSGMTISEAIDAVDDYIAGKTASKIRLNINDNWVEVTAGDMGLSCGNAEVVEEAFEYGKEGNIVQRYKTMKDLQQEPYTFDLEFGIDEEKIRSIIEEKCTVYDVAAQDATVTRSGSSFEITPGVTGVKLDVDASVQTVIDYMKNDWDGSDASIDLVCELDQPRGSEEDFAKVKDILGTFTTSYSSSGANRSKNVANGVEKINGTILYPGETMSVYALTNPFTEANGYATATAYENGMEVDSVGGGICQVSTTLYNAALNAELEIVERSNHSMIVGYVKPSMDAAIAGTYKDLKIKNNTDAPIYIEGKTANKTATFTIYGHETRDTVNRKVTYESEVLEQTTAEPNLKYVGDNTKPIGYKAITQKAHTGYKAQLWKVVTVNGVQESREVINKSTYNAAPAYCTVGTYWADPNATAAVNAAIATQDGPTIDATIAPYAAELAAAAGQ; encoded by the coding sequence ATGATGAGAAATAAATTTTGGGCGGCAGCGGCGCTGGCCATCGCCATTGGGACGTTTGCGGGCAACGGCGTGGTACATGCGGAGAGCATGCCGAAGGATACAGTGGCGGAGGGCGTGTTTATCGAGCAGCTGGATCTGTCGGGGATGACCATTTCCGAGGCCATTGATGCCGTGGACGACTATATTGCAGGAAAGACGGCAAGTAAGATCCGTCTGAATATCAATGACAACTGGGTGGAAGTGACTGCCGGGGACATGGGACTGTCCTGCGGTAACGCCGAAGTGGTAGAGGAAGCCTTTGAGTACGGCAAGGAGGGCAATATCGTCCAGCGCTACAAGACCATGAAGGATCTGCAACAGGAGCCGTATACCTTTGACCTGGAATTTGGCATTGACGAGGAGAAGATTCGTTCGATCATCGAAGAAAAATGTACCGTGTACGATGTGGCAGCGCAGGATGCCACGGTGACGAGAAGCGGCAGCAGCTTTGAGATCACCCCCGGCGTCACCGGCGTCAAGCTGGACGTGGATGCATCTGTACAGACGGTGATCGATTATATGAAAAATGACTGGGATGGCTCTGATGCGTCCATTGATCTTGTCTGCGAGCTGGATCAGCCCAGAGGCAGCGAGGAAGATTTTGCAAAAGTAAAAGATATACTGGGTACCTTTACCACCAGCTATTCCTCTTCCGGTGCCAACCGTTCCAAGAATGTGGCTAACGGCGTGGAGAAGATCAACGGAACGATCCTGTATCCCGGAGAGACCATGTCTGTGTACGCCCTGACCAATCCGTTTACGGAGGCCAACGGCTATGCCACAGCTACTGCCTATGAGAACGGCATGGAGGTGGACAGCGTGGGCGGCGGTATCTGCCAGGTATCCACAACGCTGTACAATGCGGCGCTGAATGCGGAGCTGGAGATCGTGGAGCGCTCCAACCATTCCATGATCGTCGGCTATGTGAAGCCTTCCATGGATGCGGCCATCGCGGGCACCTACAAGGATCTGAAGATCAAGAACAATACCGATGCACCGATTTATATAGAAGGAAAGACCGCCAACAAGACGGCGACCTTTACCATTTACGGACATGAGACGAGAGACACGGTCAACCGGAAGGTGACCTATGAGAGTGAAGTGCTGGAGCAGACAACAGCGGAGCCGAATCTGAAATATGTGGGCGACAACACGAAGCCCATCGGCTACAAGGCCATCACTCAGAAGGCCCATACCGGTTACAAGGCACAGCTGTGGAAGGTTGTGACGGTGAACGGCGTGCAGGAGAGCCGGGAGGTCATCAACAAGAGCACATACAATGCGGCACCCGCGTACTGTACGGTAGGCACATACTGGGCAGATCCCAATGCGACAGCGGCAGTGAATGCGGCCATTGCGACACAGGACGGTCCCACCATTGATGCGACCATTGCCCCGTATGCAGCGGAGTTGGCGGCAGCAGCAGGACAATAA
- a CDS encoding DUF2628 domain-containing protein has product MSDNCDNYNYYDDTGSNSTQGSGSFDNWANPSEPRRIEGFFEDDVRAFVGNNADKYLERFHCITRGQKPYNWCSALFSASWMIYRKMWKPALALVVIVSLLNSFFNMFALPLRGLYTIALYVFYFVYLGRQGNVLYWEYVKQELTKAGLANLSQPNYEARENLGKAGGTSVLFVILLIIFSSALSNILGWIF; this is encoded by the coding sequence ATGAGCGACAATTGCGATAACTACAACTACTACGACGATACCGGCAGCAATTCCACCCAGGGCAGCGGCTCTTTCGACAACTGGGCCAATCCGTCGGAGCCCCGCCGGATTGAGGGCTTTTTTGAGGACGATGTCCGCGCTTTTGTGGGGAACAATGCGGATAAATATCTGGAACGGTTCCACTGCATCACCAGAGGGCAGAAGCCTTACAACTGGTGCAGCGCCCTGTTCAGCGCCTCCTGGATGATCTACCGCAAAATGTGGAAGCCCGCGCTGGCACTGGTGGTCATCGTTTCCCTGCTGAATTCCTTTTTCAACATGTTCGCCCTGCCCTTACGCGGCCTGTACACCATTGCCCTGTATGTTTTTTATTTCGTCTATCTGGGACGCCAGGGCAACGTGCTCTACTGGGAATATGTGAAACAGGAGCTGACGAAGGCCGGCCTTGCCAACCTTTCTCAGCCCAACTACGAAGCCAGAGAAAATCTTGGCAAAGCAGGCGGCACCAGTGTACTTTTCGTCATTTTGCTGATTATTTTCAGCTCCGCCCTTTCCAATATCCTGGGATGGATTTTCTAA
- a CDS encoding aminotransferase class I/II-fold pyridoxal phosphate-dependent enzyme produces MRNPLADKVVEIQPSGIRKFFDVVSEMPDAISLGVGEPDFDTPWHIRDEGIYSLEQGRTFYTSNSGLKELKVEIANYLKRRMACSYDPNSEVMVTVGGSEAIDMALRAMLNPGDEVLIPQPSYVSYLPCTVLADGVPVIIELKAENEFRLTKQELLDAITDKTKVLILPFPNNPTGAIMEKEDLEAIAEVIREKDIFVISDEIYAELTYKGDPVTIASLPGMKERTILINGFSKAYAMTGWRLGYACGPKEIISQMVKIHQFAIMCAPTTSQYAAVEALKNGDADVEEMRTAYNQRRRYLMHAFEEMGLECFEPYGAFYVFPCIKEFGMTSDEFATRFLEQEKVAVVPGTAFGACGEGYLRISYAYSLENLKIAMEKLKHFIDNLRKR; encoded by the coding sequence GTGAGAAATCCATTAGCAGATAAAGTAGTAGAAATACAGCCGTCAGGCATCCGGAAATTTTTTGATGTGGTAAGCGAGATGCCGGACGCTATTTCCCTTGGTGTGGGTGAGCCGGACTTCGATACGCCGTGGCACATCCGGGACGAGGGCATCTATTCCCTGGAGCAGGGCAGAACGTTCTACACCTCCAATTCCGGTCTGAAGGAGCTGAAGGTGGAGATCGCCAATTATCTGAAACGGAGAATGGCCTGTTCCTACGACCCCAACAGCGAAGTAATGGTAACGGTGGGCGGCAGTGAGGCCATTGATATGGCGCTTCGTGCCATGTTAAATCCCGGGGATGAGGTGCTGATCCCGCAGCCCAGCTATGTATCCTACCTGCCGTGCACCGTGCTGGCGGATGGTGTGCCGGTGATCATTGAACTGAAAGCGGAGAACGAGTTCCGTCTGACGAAGCAGGAGCTGCTGGATGCCATCACCGACAAGACCAAGGTGCTGATCCTTCCCTTCCCCAACAACCCCACGGGTGCCATCATGGAGAAGGAAGACCTGGAAGCCATCGCAGAGGTCATCCGGGAGAAGGATATTTTTGTCATTTCCGATGAGATTTACGCAGAGCTGACCTACAAGGGAGACCCAGTGACCATCGCCTCCCTGCCGGGCATGAAGGAGCGGACGATCCTGATCAACGGATTTTCCAAGGCCTATGCCATGACCGGCTGGCGTCTGGGCTATGCCTGCGGCCCGAAGGAAATTATTTCCCAGATGGTAAAGATCCATCAGTTTGCCATCATGTGTGCGCCGACCACCAGCCAGTATGCCGCTGTGGAAGCGCTGAAAAACGGAGATGCGGACGTGGAGGAGATGCGTACCGCGTACAACCAGCGCCGCCGTTATCTGATGCATGCCTTTGAAGAAATGGGACTGGAATGCTTTGAACCCTACGGTGCGTTCTATGTGTTCCCCTGCATCAAGGAATTCGGCATGACTTCCGATGAGTTTGCCACCCGTTTCCTGGAGCAGGAGAAGGTGGCCGTCGTTCCGGGCACGGCGTTCGGTGCCTGTGGTGAGGGTTATCTGCGAATTTCCTATGCGTATTCGCTGGAAAATCTGAAGATAGCTATGGAAAAACTGAAGCATTTCATTGACAATCTGAGAAAACGGTAA
- a CDS encoding Lrp/AsnC family transcriptional regulator translates to MREEILTFIEKNSRVDLKELAIIVGTDEVTVANEMAAMEKERIICGYHTLIDWDKTSMEKVTALIEVRVTPQRGEGFDKIAERIYNYPEVRSVYLISGAYDLMVILEGKTLRGVSMFVAEKLSTLDQVVGTATHFILKKYKDHGTVLGQAKTDERMVITP, encoded by the coding sequence ATGCGGGAAGAGATCCTGACTTTTATCGAGAAAAACAGCCGTGTGGATCTGAAAGAGCTGGCGATCATTGTGGGAACCGATGAGGTGACCGTGGCCAATGAGATGGCAGCCATGGAAAAGGAGCGGATCATCTGCGGCTATCATACACTGATCGACTGGGACAAGACCAGCATGGAGAAGGTGACAGCGCTCATCGAGGTGCGCGTGACACCCCAGCGTGGCGAGGGCTTTGATAAGATCGCTGAGCGCATTTACAACTATCCGGAAGTACGTTCCGTGTATCTGATCTCCGGTGCGTATGACCTGATGGTCATTCTGGAGGGCAAGACGCTGCGCGGCGTGTCCATGTTCGTGGCAGAGAAGCTGTCTACTCTCGATCAGGTGGTGGGAACCGCAACCCACTTTATTCTGAAAAAATACAAAGATCATGGAACGGTCCTCGGACAGGCCAAGACCGATGAAAGGATGGTAATTACACCGTGA